AATTCACAATGCCACTATATGGCTCGACTCAAGCTTTTAATAACGTGCGTACCTGCGACGCGTGATAGGCTTCCCAAAGTGACAAACGATCCACGGGCACTATGACCCAGCAAACAGTCTGGACCATCATGGAGACATCAGTTGATGTCACAGACTGTATAAAAAGCACCACTTCGTAGTTCGCCTCGTCAGTCACCCTCTGCGGGGGTCCGAGCCGGAAGCACGCGTCTGGAGAGCATTTCACCTTCCATGCGGATTATGTCCCTCACGCGTTGGAAGGGCAACGCATCATCACCGTGCGCAGTCACGATGAAGAGTGGTGAACTATCCCCGCAGGGTGTGGATTACAAGTGAAACAATTCGTGCCATGGCGTTAAGGAGGCGACTTTCCTCGAATTTTAACCTCAAGTGTGGGACGGTGGACAGAATATGAGCCAAGAGTTACTGGAGAAGTGATGGAGGGCGCCGGACAAGTCGAGCCCACCCAGTTGCCGGCGAACGCCTCCAACATCAGCCAGCCTGAGGATGCGTCTGAGGTGGTTTGGAGCGCGCACAGCCTCGCCTACCAGATCACCTTGGCGTCGCTCCTTTCCGCCATCACGTTGGCCATCAGTCTGTCCAACGCCTTCGTCATCGCCACCATCTCCCAGTCCAAGAAGCTCCAGACGCCTGCCAACTTCCTCATCGCCTCGTTGGCAGTCACCGACCTGCTGGTGTCCATCCTTGTGATGCCCGTGTGCGTCCTCTACACGGTCACCCACGAGTGGACGCTAGGCCAGGTGGTGTGCGACATTTGGCTGTCGTCGGACATCACCTGCTGCACGGCGTCCATTCTCCACCTGTGCGTCATCGCCTTGGATCGCTACTGGGCCATCACGGACGCGGTGGAGTACTCCAAAAAGCGCACGCCGGGGCGCGCGGCCGGGATGGTGGCCACCGCCTGGGTGATCGCCATCTCCATCTCGCTGCCACCGCTCTTCTGGAGGCAGGTCAAGGCGGACGAGTTGACCAGCTGCAGCGTCAACACGGACCACATCTTCTACACCATTTACTCCACCTTCGGCGCCTTTTACATCCCCACCCTGCTGCTCATCGTTCTCTACGGGCGCATCTACGTGGAGGCGCGCAAACGCATCCTCAAGCAGTCccccaagaagaaaaagagggtGGCGGGCAAGAGGCTCACTTCGGCGTACTTGACCACGGGCTCCCCCGGCTCGAACGCATCCACTAGCCCCCTGCAGGGCGGCAGACACGACGCGCCGTCCAGCGACACCAACTCGTCCACCAGCGACAACCAGGTGAAGGTGACTCTGTCGGACGCGGCTCTGGAGAAAAAGCGCATTTCAGCGGCGAGGGAAAGGAAGGCCACCAAGACGCTGGGCATCATTCTGGGCGCGTACATCGTGTGCTGGCTGCCCTTCTTCATCTACACGCTGGTGGTGGCCGCATGCGACGCTTGCGTCATCCAAGAGCTCTTTGACTTCTTCACCTGGCTTGGCTATATGAACTCGCTCATCAACCCCATCATATACACCATGTCCAACGAGGACTTCAAGAAAGCTTTCCACAAACTGATTCGCTTCAGATGCTGCAGAGGGTGATcctttaaatgatttttcatGATTACGAATGTGAATAAGCAGATGCCATAAATTACAGTTCAAAGCCATGGCGTGTGGATGTGGAGGAGGGGGGCTATAAGAGGAAATCTACATATTCTTTATTATATTGAATATGTCATTGATTGCCTAACCTACAGGGGAAATCtggatttaataataaaaaaaaaatgtgatcatCACTGCTGTTTTCATGCataaaaagagacaaaaaggCCAAAAACATGCTCAATCCAATAGAtctgtatattaaaaaaatctgccttaataaaaataataatgctcaCTTTTGTTAGGATTAATTTAACagtatttaaattatttgatggaatgtatttattcctcaatttaattttccttttttttaagtcattatattcaattttatttatttatttatttattgattcatcatattcatttttatttattgcagtATTATTTAACCCCTTAATGGGAAATTTACCATTTATCATTACCATCTTATGTGtaataattgtatttatttatttattaatgaaTGCAGTGTGATGGACTCAACTCACACTTGGTGAACTAatttattgacacaaaaaagtttaaatattACATCTGTCAATAATATACATTttagccccccaaaaaaggcaGAATTTTTACTATCTTCTATTGGAGCTCATTAAATCAGGGGTGGCAAACCTGTGACTCGTGGGCcatatgtggcccgcaaaagcTCTCCATTCTATCTGCCATGTCATTCTAAAAACTAACAAAACCTCAGAGGAACTGTCATGAAACACCTCGAAACATTTGACCCTTAAATGTTCATAATATAAAAGAAGAATAAGAATGTTGGACCATTGTATCAAACCTCATCACCAATGGTCTACTAAGAGGAGGTTGTCCACCCCTGCATTCGATGTGCGGTGTATCCTCATCGTAAACTTGTCTCAAGCTTTGCACAGTTGTGAACCagatgtgtatgtgtgcgtatTTTCAGATCACTTTTGATATCATGCTTCttatgttttcaaatgtcacaCAGATAAGCTGTGTGGGCTGCTATAGTGTGTGTCTGCAACGTGATGTCtgacctacacacacacacacacacacacacacacacacacacacacacacacacacacacacacacacacacacacacacacacacacacacacacacacacacttacacgcAAATGGGTGTCATCTCTTTCCTCTCAGAGATGCTGTGCAATAAAGAAAAGTATTTCAAGTATTTCTTTGGACTATTTCGTGAATTGCTGTGGGGGCGCAAGAGAGAGAGGAtgcattttactttatttatcTCGACATTGCAATACGTGTGGCATATGCTCTTGGCATGTTAAATATCTCAGTAGCTTGTGGTTTGCACAACCTTGTACTCCAGTACATCGAAGAAACAACAACTACGGGAAGCAAAGTTAGCATACATTTGCTATGGTAGCTTACATCAC
Above is a genomic segment from Syngnathus acus chromosome 22, fSynAcu1.2, whole genome shotgun sequence containing:
- the htr1b gene encoding 5-hydroxytryptamine receptor 1B, which translates into the protein MEGAGQVEPTQLPANASNISQPEDASEVVWSAHSLAYQITLASLLSAITLAISLSNAFVIATISQSKKLQTPANFLIASLAVTDLLVSILVMPVCVLYTVTHEWTLGQVVCDIWLSSDITCCTASILHLCVIALDRYWAITDAVEYSKKRTPGRAAGMVATAWVIAISISLPPLFWRQVKADELTSCSVNTDHIFYTIYSTFGAFYIPTLLLIVLYGRIYVEARKRILKQSPKKKKRVAGKRLTSAYLTTGSPGSNASTSPLQGGRHDAPSSDTNSSTSDNQVKVTLSDAALEKKRISAARERKATKTLGIILGAYIVCWLPFFIYTLVVAACDACVIQELFDFFTWLGYMNSLINPIIYTMSNEDFKKAFHKLIRFRCCRG